A stretch of Gadus chalcogrammus isolate NIFS_2021 chromosome 9, NIFS_Gcha_1.0, whole genome shotgun sequence DNA encodes these proteins:
- the dhtkd1 gene encoding 2-oxoadipate dehydrogenase complex component E1: protein MSALLLLKNLPCMRRSYLSVGRQSVGLYYHTDKGVYGYRPRRLAQDAELERGPGSALNQDHGVARLVEAYRAHGHKAAKINPLLPQQPVLDNVPEIELLTRTLQGQVNTSGLRHFGREQASAEEVVSYLEGVYCGPISVETSQLSTLEEREWMAERFEELRQHTFSPEERRRLATIMLQSQEFDHFLATKFATVKRYGGEGAESMMGFFDELFHQSAHSGVTDVIIGMPHRGRLNLLTGLLKCPPELMFRKMRGLSEFPEGSPSIGDVLSHLTSSVHLELGAARPLHVTMLPNPSHLEAVNPVTQGKARARQQLRGEGDYSLEDGARPGDRVICLQVHGDGSFPGQGIVPETFTISCLPHYRVGGSIHLIVNNQVGYTTPSERGRSSLYCSDVGKMVDCAVIHVNGDCAEEVLRATRLAVEYQRHFRRDVILDLLCYRQWGHNELDEPSFTNPSMYRIIRSRQSVPDSYSDQLISEGLMTEAERAEIKSAHYALLNDKLAATPQYSPAPSNLQGRWGGLEEPGARVSSWDTGVPAPLLQYVGAKSVEVPEHIALHTHLGKTHVQARLQKIQDGTKLDWSTAEAMAFGSLLCQGFHIRISGQDVGRGTFSQRHAMMVCQDTSDMHIPLNHISPQQTGFLEVCNSPLSEEAVLGFEYGMSIAQPRLLPIWEAQFGDFFNGAQIIFDTFLSGGEAKWLLQSGMVILLPHGYDGAGPEHSSCRMERFLQMCNSSEEGVDGDDVNMAVVHPTTPAQYFHLLRRQMVRNFRKPLIVAGPKMLLRFSGATSSLAELGPGTSFRPVLGDDSASPESVHKVVLCSGKHYYALLKQREALGANQSTALVRVEELCPFPLEALQTELQRYTNATEFVWSQEEPQNMGPWPFVAPRFERQLACKLRLVSRPALPAPAVGIGAIHQQQQEAILTATFS from the exons ATGTCTGCGCTACTTTTACTGAAGAACCTGCCATGCATGAGGAGGTCCTACCTGAGCGTCGGCCGGCAGTCGGTCGGACTTTATTACCACACTGATAAGGGGGTCTACGGCTACCGGCCCAGACGACTGGCCCAGGACGCGGAGCTTGAGAGGGGTCCGGGGTCTGCTCTGAACCAAG ATCATGGTGTGGCCCGACTGGTTGAAGCATATCGAGCACATGGGCACAAAGCAGCTAAAATTAACCCCTTGCTACCCCAGCAGCCCGTGTTAGACAATGTCCCAGAGATAGAGCTGTTGACCAGGACGCTACAAGGACAGGTCAACACCTCAG GACTGCGTCACTTTGGGCGGGAGCAGGCCTCGGCGGAGGAGGTGGTCTCCTACCTGGAGGGGGTCTACTGCGGCCCCATCTCCGTGGAGACCAGCCAGCTCAGCacgctggaggagagagagtggatggCCGAGCGCTTTGAGGAGCTCCGGCAGCACACCTTCTCCCCCGAGGAGAGGAGACGGCTGGCCACCATCATGCTACAGTCTCAG GAGTTCGACCATTTCCTGGCCACCAAGTTCGCCACGGTGAAGCGGTACGGCGGCGAGGGGGCAGAGAGCATGATGGGATTCTTCGACGAGCTCTTCCACCAGTCCGCCCACAGCGGGGTGACCGACGTCATCATCGGGATGCCCCACAGGGGGCGTCTGAACCTGCTCACCGGACTGCTGAAGTGCCCCCCCGAG CTGATGTTCCGAAAGATGCGGGGCCTGAGCGAGTTCCCCGAGGGCTCGCCCTCCATCGGCGACGTGCTGTCCCACCTGACCTCGTCGGTGCACCTGGAGCTGGGTGCGGCCCGGCCGCTGCACGTCACCATGCTGCCCAACCCCTCCCACCTGGAGGCCGTCAACCCCGTGACGCAGGGCAAGGCCCGGGCGCGGCAGCAGCTCCGCGGGGAGGGCGACTACTCCCTGGAGGACGGGGCCCGCCCGGGGGACCGTGTCATCTGCCTGCAG GTCCATGGCGATGGGTCCTTCCCCGGCCAGGGGATCGTCCCAGAGACCTTCACCATCTCATGCCTCCCCCATTACAGAGTCGGTGGGAGCATCCACCTCATTGTGAACAACCAAGTGGGCTATACCACTCCGTCTGAGCGGGGGAGGTCCTCCCTGTACTGCTCTGATGTTG GTAAGATGGTGGACTGCGCGGTGATCCACGTGAACGGCGACTGTGCGGAGGAGGTGCTGCGCGCTACGCGGCTCGCCGTGGAGTACCAGCGGCACTTCAGGAGGGACGTGATCCTGGACCTGCTCTGCTACCGGCAGTGGGGCCACAACGAGCTGGACGAGCCCTCCTTCACCAACCCCTCCATGTACCGCATCATCCG CTCCAGGCAGAGCGTCCCGGACTCCTACTCGGACCAGCTGATCTCTGAGGGCCTGATGACGGAGGCGGAGCGGGCGGAGATCAAGTCGGCGCACTACGCCCTGCTCAACGACAAGCTGGCCGCCACGCCGCAGtacagccccgccccctccaaccTGCAGGGCCGCTGGGGGGGCCTGGAGGAGCCCGGGGCCCGCGTCTCCTCCTGGGACACCGGGGTCCCCGCCCCCCTGCTGCAGTACGTGGGGGCCAAGTCGGTGGAGGTCCCGGAGCACATCGCACTGCACACGCACCTGGGGAAGACCCACGTTCAG GCTCGGCTGCAGAAGATCCAGGACGGCACCAAGCTGGACTGGTCCACCGCGGAGGCCATGGCCTTTGGCTCTCTCCTCTGCCAGG GCTTCCACATCCGTATCAGCGGGCAGGACGTGGGCAGAGGGACCTTCAGCCAGAGGCACGCCATGATGGTGTGTCAGGACACCAGCGACATGCACATCCCCCTCAACCACATCAGCCCCCAGCAGACCGGCTTCCTGGAG gtgtgtaacAGCCCCCTGTCGGAGGAGGCGGTGCTGGGCTTCGAGTACGGTATGAGCATCGCCCAGCCGCGCCTGCTGCCCATCTGGGAGGCCCAGTTCGGAGACTTCTtcaacggggcccagatcatcTTCGACACGTTCCTCTCCGGAG gcgagGCCAAGTGGCTGCTGCAGAGCGGGATGGTGATCCTGCTGCCCCACGGCTACGACGGGGCCGGCCCCGAGCACTCCTCCTGTCGCATGGAGCGCTTCCTGCAG ATGTGCAACAGCTCGGAGGAGGGTGTGGACGGGGACGACGTCAACATGGCGGTGGTGCACCCCACCACGCCCGCCCAGTACTTCCACCTGCTGCGCCGCCAGATGGTCCGCAACTTCCGCAAGCCGCTGATCGTGGCGGGCCCCAAGATGCTGCTCCGCTTCTCG ggggCGACCTCCAGCCTGGCGGAGCTGGGTCCCGGGACGTCCTTCAGACCCGTGCTGGGCGACGACTCGGCCTCCCCTGAAAG CGTCCACAAGGTGGTGCTGTGCTCAGGGAAGCACTACTACGCCCTGCTGAAGCAGAGGGAGGCGCTcggagccaatcagag